The genomic segment ATTGGGGCTGGTGATCAATTCAAACCAGAATTTCTTAAAATTGCTCCTAATAACCGAATGCCCGCTATTATTGATTTTAATCCGATTGATGGTGGGGAACCTTTGTCTGTCTTTGAATCAGGAGCAATTTTAATTTATTTAGCCGAAAAAACCGGACAATTTCTCCCCCAAAATTGGCGCGATCGCAAAACCGTTTTAGAATGGTTATTTTGGCAAGTGGCAGGACTAGGGCCAATGGCGGGACAAAACCATCATTTTGTCCAGTATGCACCGGAAAAACTCCCTTATGCCATTGATCGTTATGTCAAAGAAACCAATCGTTTATATGGGGTTTTAAATCGTCAATTAGAAGGGCGAGAATACATTGCTGGGGACTATTCAATTGCAGATATGGCTTGCTACCCTTGGATTGTTCCCTTTGAACAACAACAGCAAAATTTAGACGATTTTCCCCATTTAAAAGCTTGGTTTTATCGCATTCAATCTCGTCCGGCGGTGATGCGGGCTTACGAGACAGGAAAATCCTATTCTTCCGGTACAACAATGACCGATGAAGCGAAAAAGATTCTCTTTGGTCAAAGTGCAAAAACGCTTCAAAATGGGGAATAGGGAATAGGGAATAGGCAACAGGGAACAGGGAACAGGGAATAGGGAATTAGGAATTATTTCCCCTTCACCTTTGCTGAAAAGGAGTTGGGGGAGAGGAGACATAATTCCTAATGCAATAAGGTTTTAAACAATTTAATTCCGTCAGTATTTCCTAACATTGGATCAGAGGCACGTTCTGGGTGGGGCATCATTCCTAAAACGTTGCCTTGACGGTTACAAATTCCAGCAATATTATTTAAAGAACCGTTAGGATTTTCTTCGGGTTTTGGAGTTTTATCCGTTCCATAGCGGAATAAAACTTGGTGATTTTCTTCTAATTCTGCTAAAGTGTTTTCATCGGCATAATAACACCCTTCCCCATGAGCAATGGGTAAATTGATAACTTCTCCCGTTTTATATTCAGAAGTCCAACTAATATTATTATTAACCACCGTCAACGGAACAGACTCACAAATAAAATGTAAATCCCGATTTCTGACTAACGCACCGGGTAATAATCCTGCTTCCGTTAACACTTGAAATCCGTTACAAATTCCTAGGACAAATTTACCTTGGTTGGCGTGTTCAATTGTTGAACGCATCACAGGAGAAAACCGTGCGATCGCACCACAACGCAAATAATCCCCATAACTAAACCCCCCCGGAATCACCACCACATCAATATCCGATAAATCCGTATCTTCATGCCAAATCATGCGGGTCGGTTGTCCCAATAATCCTTGAGTTACCCAAGCCACATCTCGATCGCAATTAGAACCCGGAAAAACAATAACCCCAAATTTCATAGTTAATTTATGTAGTAAATTACAAATAGAAACGAGTTGATCAAAAAAGATATTTCACCTCATCTTTGATCAACCCACCTGTTCAGAAATCAAGCTGTAACAGATGCAACCTCCGTTAGATCAAATCGATAAATTTCAATCACAGGATTTGCCAACACTTGATCGCAAATACGGTCAAGCTGAGTTCTCGCTTCCGCTTCATCGGTTGCAGAAAGCGTCATTTCTATATATTTACCAATTCGCACCTGTTCAACATTGTCATATCCCAGATGTTGAATGCCGGATTTGACCGCCACGCCTTGAGGATCAAGAACAGAAGGACGGAGGGTAATATAAATTCTAGCTTGGTAGTGATGGGTCACAACAATCCCTACTTAAACTGCACAGTTCTTATTATCACTTTTTATTAGATCACTGAAGAAACAAAGTCCTCAACAGTCAGTAAGTTTATATTAACTCCCGGCAAAAGAGCCAGAATTTCTAACCCAACTTGGATACTTACCCCTTCAGCAGAGGGAATAATGCTGATTTGCTCGAAAGTCAAACCCCTGTTGAGAACCAATAAGTCTTGACCCTCTTGAAAATCCATAATCAGATCAGAGCCATAGCCGGGAATAAGGACAAAGCGATCGCTACCTTCACCTCCAGTTAAACTATCTATTCCTTCTGCACCCACAAGCACATCATTTCCTTGACCTCCGGTGAGTTGATCATTGTTCATTGCCACGCTTATTGACGGCGGACAAGTTCAATTTTCGAGGAAAATCTCTTGTCGAGTACCGTATCATCAAAAACTAAACAAGCTTCGGGATGGGTCTGAAGTTCTGAATGCACTTTTTCCCAAATTACTTCGGTTGTTAAGTTTTCTGCATTCAAGTAACGATTAATTGTATCATGGCTAAACTCTTGAATATGTGAGCGCGAAGTTGGTTATAGTATAATTGATTTGGCTACTCAGAAGATATTGGCAATAGTATAGATAATTGATGCTCATATTTTTGGGCATGAATTCTGATTTTATTTTAAAATTTATTATCCCTTTTGAGATTTCTTTTGGGTTGGCGATCGCTTTTGAGTTTCGAGTGCGATGCCGTGAGGCGGCGGCTACGCCATCGCGCTTCTCATTAGTACCCTACATATAGCGTCACTGCGTAAGTCCTGATGCAGTATCAATTCAGATCAAGGTATTAGGAGTAACAAATGAACCTGTAAGCCTAATTTCCTGTCAGTATGGTTTAAATAGGGTTTACTGACTTCAGGAGAAGCTTAAAAATGAAACTACGCAATTTAACTGTATTGGGATGTGTTTTCGGGATGGTTTTAGCTTTAGCACCCAACGCTTGGGCTGATCGCCAACAAATGACCCAAGGGGGTTCTCTTTCCTTATCAGGTACCTCTGGAGGGCCTGTTAATAGTCAAGATTGCGGATTTATTGCTCAAACCCCCAATCATATTATTGAAATTACTGAAGATTTACCGTATTGGCGAGTGATGGTCACAACCTCTGGTTCACCTACATTATTAATTGATGGCCCTAGCGGACGTTATTGTATGTTACCAGAGGGTTCTGCCAACAGTGGAATTTTACAATATTCCGGTTATGGAACCCAAGGTAATTATAACATTTATATCGGTGATCGTCAACAAAATCAAAATCCTTATCGGCTGTTAATTACAGATCAGAAATAGCACTTCTGAGCAGGAGACTTGATAACTGATAACTGATAACTGATAACTGATTTATGATTCTCGTCCTGATGCCCAAAGATCCCGCCATTTAACAATACCTTCATTGGCAATAACCCAACGACGAGATACTAAATTTTCGCGTAATGGGGATGTTCCTTCTCGTAAAATTGCATATTTATAATTAATCAATTTTCCAGCACTTTCATTAAAAGGAATTTCCCCAAACCAAGTGTTAGTATTGATATATTCTAAGGGGTAAGCGTGGGCAATATCCCAATTCCCTAATTCAGGACAATCCCCAATGACAACTACTCGTTCTCCGGGTTGAGTTTGAATTCCGTTTAATTGGACTCGAACAATGGTTTGTGCTTTTAAACGTTCCCCAACTTGAGACAAAACAATTACTTGTTTAGAAGCGAGTTCTAGGTTATAAATTTTTCCGTCTTTGACTTCATATTTATTCTTAGACATGACATCCGTATGTTCTCCATCATTTAACTCGGTTTCGACTTCTTCAAGAGTTACCGTTTCTCCGCGATTCATTGCTACAAATAACAGACAATCTCGATAGCGACGAACATAACAATAAACATCCGGCGTAATATATTTTTGCCATTGACTTCCTAATGATACGGCTGGATTTAAACGTCGTAAACCGGATAATAATCGAATCTCTCGATAAAGGGGAGAATCCGTATCCCAATTTTCCATCATCGGACGATTATAGGGGTCATTATTTCCATAAGGATTTCCGTCTCCATTGGTATCATTATGGAGGAATTGTTCTGTGCCATAATAAACACACGGAATGCCACGAGATGTCATAATTAAAGCGATCGCCATTCGCAAAATTTCAGGATCAGGATTTAACGTTTGGAATCGGTGCATATCATGGTTGTCAATAAATGTAATCAATTCCGTTGAACTATAATAGCGATGATCTAAATCTAAAACATCTTGAATTAAGTGAAATCCGGCTTCTTCAAATGCGCCTAATGCTCGACGAATTGCAACACAAAATCCAAAGTCTAAAATCGACATTCCAGACTCATTTGCAAATTCCACAGATCGATCTTGTTCTGGACTCGAATAAATCCACTCGCCAAAGATAAAAACATCAGGTCTGTAGGTTTTAATATCGGCGTTAAATTCCTGCCAAAACCAAATTGGCATATGTTTAACCGTATCAACCCGTAACGCATCAACTCCTCGATCTAACCATTGTTTAATGGCAGATTTGATATAATTTCGGTATTCAATATTATTTTCATTAAAGGTGGCTAATCCTGACAATTCACAATTCATGACTTGCCATTCATCTTCCCAGTTTGTGACTTCTCCGTAATGATGATACCAGTTCTTCTCATCATTATTAAAATCTGCAATTTTGACTCCATCATCATATAAAATTCCTTTTTTTCCACTAATATCGGGGTTACTATGATTACACACAATATCTAAAATCAACTTCATATTGCGGCTATGGAGTTCTTCGATTAAGCGATCAAAAGTTGTGTGGCGGGTGTCTTGAGTTGCATTCAGAGAGGGGTTTTCATCTTTACCAATAAAACGGGGATTTAATCGTTTAAAATCGCTTGTCCAATAGCCATGAACTGCCGCCGTTTCACAGAATAAATCTTCGATTTGTTCAAATAAAGGCGTTAACCAAATTGCAGTTACTCCTAAGTTTTTTAAATAATCAAGTTTATCAATAACTCCTTGTAAATCACCTCCCCAATATTTTCCCCAATCTTGTTGTTGTGAATCATAAAGTTCAGGATTAGGGCCTTCGCTATTATTGGGATCACCGTCATAAAATCGATCTACAACAATAAAATAAATCGTTTCTTGGCGAAATTCAATATCACGGGTATAAAGAAACTCTAAATCAATATCAAATTCCGCCTTATGTTCTTGAACAAGTTCCTGAATTTCACTTTGAGCTTCGAGGCTAGAAACTTCTTCTTTGGGGGATGTGGTTTGGGGAGGAAAGACTGTATTTGACATGGGGATATTAATAGGAACTAGATTAAATAGATGGGTTTGTACCCTATCCTCAGTATTATTGAATCTGAGCGGATTCAACATCTGTCTAAAGAAAGAAGAATCCCGACAGAAATTTCCGAAAATCCTTCTACTCCCACAAAATCAATACAAATTACATTTCTTGATAACAGTTTTACCTTAAAATTAGATCAAAAACTGGTACTCAAAATAAACAGGAAAATCTTGTTCCGTTTAGGATTTATTGCCTATTGCCTGTCCTTTTTCATCATTAACAAATTGGAATTTGCACCTCACTATATTTTAAATTTTCAGGGGTCATCGGAGAGTTATAAAATAATCGACGAGGAGAACCGATAATTTCATATTCAGGATGTTGTTTTAACCAATTTTTTAACCGTTGTAAATGGATTTGATAACTTTCCCAAGTATAAGCACCTTGGATACCAATACTCACTACTTTCATTGTTGGGGTATCGGTGACATTGACATCAGATTGTATTTGTTGAGGGGTAATTTCAGGATGAGAATAGAGGAAAGAAACCTCGGCTTGATTGATAGATTCAGACTCCTGTAAATACCGAGCTTCTACAGGGGTTGTCATGGAAATATTGTTGCTACTAATATGTTGAAATAGGGGATTAAATGCCCTGCGAGTGGCTTGAGTTAAATCCCCTTGATGTAAATAGGTTACCCCTCGATAAGCGGGATATTGTTTAACTTCAATCACTCCAACAGGAGTGGGTTGTGGAAATCCGTCTGGTAAAGAAGCCATAATCTCAAAGCAGGTGGGAAGAACCCACCTCAAAACAACAATTTAAGCTGAAAGTTTCATTAATAAACTTGCTACTTTTGCCCCTAAATTTTCAACATCCTGCTGTTGTTGGGAATCTTTCAAATTGCCATCTTCATTAAAGGTTTCAAACGCCTTAGAAATTGAACGTTGTTCAGGAATAACTAACACCCCAATACTTTCTAAAATTGCCCGAACATGAACTAATCCCCGCATTCCTCCAAACCCCCCAGGAGATGCACTCATAAGGGCTGCAACTTTATTGTTAAAACAAGCTAATCCGGGTAAATTAGGTTCAGGACGAGATGCCCAATCAATGGCGTTTTTTAATAAGGGTGTAATTGAACTATTATACTCAGGACAGGCAATTAATAAGCCTTGGTGAGCTAACATTAAATCTTTAAATTCACGAACAGTTGCGGGAATTCCTTGTTGCGCTTCTAAATCTTCATCAAATAAGGGCATCGGTAAATTCCGCAAATCAATATAAGTCACTTCTGCCCCGGCTGCTTTTGCCCCGGCTGCGGCAATTTGAACTAACTTTTTATTAAAGGAGGCTTCCTTAGCACTGCCAGCAAACGCGAGAATTTTGGGGGGATTTGCCATGATTTTATCCTCATCAGGTCTGGGTTTTATTGTAAATGAAAGTCGGGGAATTTGTCGAACTTGCGGTCTGAAAAATCGGACAAAAATCCGATAATTGTTGCAAACTGGTTAACGTGATTTCGGGTTTATCTCGATACATCGTCACCTGTCCACTGACATAAATATAGCCGCGTCCTAACCCGGTATATCGTTTATTAATTAAATAAACGAGGGGAGCATATTTTCCATCGGTGGCTTCAGGAATCCATAATTTCAAATTGTGGTCTTTTGTTCCCGTATGAATAATAGCACTATTCCCGATCCATTTGGTAATTCCCTCCTGTAAATCACAGAAAATAGTCACCCATTGTTGTTTCATGGCGGCGAGTAAAATTTTAGGATAATCTAAACGCACGGATAACACGCCATTGGGTTGTCCATAGCGACGAAAATCATCTACAATTGAAGCTCTTAATGACCACCAAGGCATTAAAATTGTATAGTTTCTAAACCCACTGTGTTCATTGGTTTGAGGATTCCAAATCATGCGATTATAAGCTTGGGCTTCGGCTTCAGCTTCCATCATTTCTTGATGATATAAGCGAGAATATCCATATTTAATATAATAAGGACTCCACCCTTCCTTAATTAATTTTAAATTAAAGTTTTCCCCATATTTATGAACATAACAAATTAATCGTCCGTGATGATCTCGATATTTTTCTAAACAGACTTCTGCGGGTTCATTGCCATCAAATTCAATATCAACTTGGGTTAAAAAACCATGTTCATTTGTAAAATATTGTTGTGCCATTTCTGCCGCAGCAATTCCGGCATTAGTTCGAGGTTTAGAATCATGGTTGAGTATTTCTTCCGTATCGACACAATCGAGTCTTAAAAATTCCCGCTTATCATTGAGTAACACTTTGATAGTGTCTCCATCCACGACTCTTGTTACTTGTAAGTTCTTAATTCGAGTTCCCACAATATTTAATTTTCCTTTGAGTTATAAATGATACAATTTATCTTGACACTAGAATTAATAGCTTTTATTATAATACCATAGAGGATAACAGAGAATAGACAAAGGTTTATTAATTAAAATATAAGGATCGTGGTGATTTAGATAATTATTGCTGCTTTCATTGACAGCAAGAGCATCAACGCCATCATCAAGTTTTGTATCAAGATGGCGTTCCTCTGCTCTCAACTTCTATTCAGGCTTGTTGTTGCACGTTATTGTTATCTTACATTGCGCTAAATGTAACAACAAACTAATAATAACTCATGCTGACTTTAAGTGTTAATAAATTTCTCAAAAATATCGCCAAATTCTTTCCGAACATAAGTTTTATGAGCTTGTTCGAGCCACTGAAAAGCATACTGGTTAATGGCTTTAAATTGTTCTTCTAAAGCGGAGGTAGTTGTCGAACGGTTAACGGCGTTTGTTGCTGTATTTAAGCTGGTTTTAGCATATTCATAATGAATCGCGTTTTCCTGTTGAATTTCTGAAATTTTAATTAATGCTTTATACAAGTCTTTAAGTTTTTCAATAAAAGCTTTACCAACATCAATAGAATAGGAATACTCACCCATCGTAAATTTAATTTCAATGTCCATATCCAAAGTTCCCGCCGTTTCCAGCTTCACATTTTTAATAATATGGTGACTGTAATTATAGCGGTGAAGCAAGCGTTTTTTGCTCATAGCAGAAGTACCATCCAGATGAATCAAAGCGCGATTAGTAAAGCAATATTCATCGGTTTTTGACTTAATTAGAAAATAGATTTTTTCCCCTTCTTCATGGATGATATAATCATCGGTATCTACTTTGTTATAGTCTGCGGGTTTGATGACAGCACCAATATCACTTATACCCAAAGCATCCGCCGCAATATTTTTGAACATATATTTGCCTCTGCGATCGCATGAATAACATTAACTGAATTATATCCCAGATTCCGCACTTCAAAAGAGCAACAGACTGTACTACATAAATTCGCTAGATCTATAGTATAAATACTTATTTGTCTAATTAATTAGAATCCCCAACAAGAGGTTCTATTAAATCAATAATTTGCTCAAATTGGAATTGACGCACCAGTTTAGTCAAGCTTTTAGCAAAAGAAGTTTCAGTTTCGGGAATTTCTAAGATTAATCTCATGATTTGCTGCTCATCTGCTTCCAGAACGGCTTGATATAATCTCAGTACCCATTCTTGGGGCATTATTTGGAATTGTTCTGTAGTGAGTCGGGGTAATTCATTAATTATTCCTCCTGTTTGACTCTTGCCATCTGTCCTATTTTTATAAATATATTTGATTCCTAAATGCTTGGTTAAAGTTTCAAAAATGGTATATTCTTTAAAGGGTTTACGCATAAAATCGTCACAGCCAGCCGACAGAGTAATCGCTTTTTCTTCTTCTAAAACACTCGCAGTTAAAGCAATAATCGCGGTTGCATTACCTTGAGTTGTTGATTTAATATATTTAGTGGCTTCATAACCATCCATGATAGGCATTCTCATATCCATAAAAATTAAGTGAGGTTGCCATTGTTGCCAAATTTCTATAGCTTCTTGTCCATTACTGGCTTGTTTCACCTCAAATCCTAAAGGTGTGAGTAATTTAATCAATAATTGTCGGTTAATCGGTTTATCATCTACTGTCAAGATTTTGTAAGTCGGTTGATTCGGTACAAGGGCTAAAACCTGCCGTGTTTCTCCCTCACTACTGTGTATTTCTTTGCCTAATTGTACCTCAAGGAAAAATTTAAAAGTTGTCCCTTTTCCTAATTCACTTTCAACAGTAATATCTCCCCCCATTAACTGCACAAATTGACGACTAATAGCTAATCCTAACCCGGTTCCTTCTTGTGCTTCTCGTCCTGATTCTGTTTGACTAAAAGCTTCAAATAATTTAGTGATTTCTGATGGAGAAATACCCACACCTGTATCCCTAATCGTAAAATTTAAAATATAGTTTTCATTTTCTTTATTTTTTGTGGCATTAATGGTTAGAATGACCTCACCTTTGACAGTAAATTTAATAGCATTTCCTAATAAATTCAGCAAAATTTGTCGTAATTTTATGCCATCTGTATAAATATAATGAGGCAAGTTTTTACCGCGATCAAAGATTAATTCTAACCTGGCATTAATCGCCCTTAAATATAACAAATCTTCTAAATCATCTAACAATTGATAGAGATCAAAATCCTTTTTATTTAGAGTAGTTTTACCAGCTTCAATCTTAGCAAAATCTAAGACATTATTAATTAAACTTAATAAATATTCCCCACTTCTTTGAATAATTGCCGCATTTTCATATTCTTCATAAGGTAAATTTGGGGTACGTAACATTAACTGCGAAAAACCTAAAATAGCATTAAGTGGACTTCGCAATTCATGGCTCATATTCGCAATAAAAGCACTTTTCGCTTGATTGGCTATTTCCGCTTTTTCTTTAGCAATCACTAACTCTGCTGTTCTTTCTTGAACTCGATTTTCTAAGGTTTCAAAAGCAGTTTGTAACTGATGAGCCATAATCTTAAAAGATTTAGCTAGAGTTGATATTTCTGTAACACTTTTAGCTTCTATTAGCTCATTGTCTTGGTCAAAGTTTTGCCATTCCCCTAATGCTAAATCCTCACTGGCTTGAGTTAATTGTAAAATCGGTTTAGTAATCCATCGAGCAGTCAGAATACCAATGATTGTGGCAATAGCAAGAGTTAGACCACATAATACAATTGTCAAATGGGCATTTTCCTGAATATGTTCCATGAAGTCAGATTCAGGAATAACAATAACGGTTAGCCAGCTTAAATTTTGTTTGTTTACCGGAAAAACCTGCACAAAATATTTCTGACCATCAATTGATAAATTAAATTTTTGAATTTTTTGAATATCTTGTAATTTAAAGTGATCTGTTAAATATTGAGAGGTTAATCGAATCAGTTGATTATTACTAGCTGTTGCTTTTAATCGCCGGGAATTCGCATTAACATTTTGGGATAATTCACTTTTAGCGGTCGTTATAAATGGGACTTCATTAATAGAATTGGCAATCATTTGCCCTTGTTTATCTATTAAAAATGCTTTGCCTGTGTTCCCAATTTTTAGATGTTGGAGAAAATCTCCAAACTGAATCAGATATATACCTGCACTAACCACCCCTTGAAATTCTCCGCCGTTATTATAAAATGGTAGGGTATAGGAAACGACCAGAACTGGATGATCTTTTCCCTGTGATAAACTGACAAAAATGCCCCAATTTCCCATCTTGGTTTCCCGTGCCGTAACGTACCAAGGCTTACCTCCGGGTGGGTCATTATGGGGATTATAATCGGTTCTAATCTGTAGTAACTGATGGGTTTTCCCTGTGATATCTGCTCGGTAACGATAGAAGTTTTTACTTTTTGAAGTATTCAAAATTCTAACAGTCAGTTGATCGGATGTATGCCGTAAAACTTCTAAAAAGTCTTTCCGTTCGTTAGAAATTAATACATTACTAACACTAGAAAAAATTTGTAATTGTTGGGCAAAGTGTGTTTTTAGTCTGGGTAAATTTTGGTAATCTAAAATTCCTTGACGGATGAGAGAAGCATTCGTTTGAGCAACTTGTTCGGGTGCATTAAGATAGCTGTTTAAGTTTTGTTCAATGCGATCGCCGATTTCTAACATCAAAGATGTTGCCATATCTTCCACCGCTTTTTGTCCACTACGATAGGAGAGAAAACCAACTAATCCCACTGCGCCTACAATTTGCAGGACAAAGGGGACAATTAACACTAATCTCAGGGGAATTTGTCGAGATCCTTGGGTTTTATCGGCGCGATCAATAGTCATCATTAAGTAAGAAGTAATATAGCAATCCTATTTGATTTGTATCCAAAATTTCTGCTCAAAAGGGAACAGGGAACAGGGAACAGGGAACAGGGAACAGGGNTGTTGAT from the Planktothrix tepida PCC 9214 genome contains:
- a CDS encoding thermonuclease family protein translates to MGTRIKNLQVTRVVDGDTIKVLLNDKREFLRLDCVDTEEILNHDSKPRTNAGIAAAEMAQQYFTNEHGFLTQVDIEFDGNEPAEVCLEKYRDHHGRLICYVHKYGENFNLKLIKEGWSPYYIKYGYSRLYHQEMMEAEAEAQAYNRMIWNPQTNEHSGFRNYTILMPWWSLRASIVDDFRRYGQPNGVLSVRLDYPKILLAAMKQQWVTIFCDLQEGITKWIGNSAIIHTGTKDHNLKLWIPEATDGKYAPLVYLINKRYTGLGRGYIYVSGQVTMYRDKPEITLTSLQQLSDFCPIFQTASSTNSPTFIYNKTQT
- a CDS encoding alpha-amylase family glycosyl hydrolase, producing MSNTVFPPQTTSPKEEVSSLEAQSEIQELVQEHKAEFDIDLEFLYTRDIEFRQETIYFIVVDRFYDGDPNNSEGPNPELYDSQQQDWGKYWGGDLQGVIDKLDYLKNLGVTAIWLTPLFEQIEDLFCETAAVHGYWTSDFKRLNPRFIGKDENPSLNATQDTRHTTFDRLIEELHSRNMKLILDIVCNHSNPDISGKKGILYDDGVKIADFNNDEKNWYHHYGEVTNWEDEWQVMNCELSGLATFNENNIEYRNYIKSAIKQWLDRGVDALRVDTVKHMPIWFWQEFNADIKTYRPDVFIFGEWIYSSPEQDRSVEFANESGMSILDFGFCVAIRRALGAFEEAGFHLIQDVLDLDHRYYSSTELITFIDNHDMHRFQTLNPDPEILRMAIALIMTSRGIPCVYYGTEQFLHNDTNGDGNPYGNNDPYNRPMMENWDTDSPLYREIRLLSGLRRLNPAVSLGSQWQKYITPDVYCYVRRYRDCLLFVAMNRGETVTLEEVETELNDGEHTDVMSKNKYEVKDGKIYNLELASKQVIVLSQVGERLKAQTIVRVQLNGIQTQPGERVVVIGDCPELGNWDIAHAYPLEYINTNTWFGEIPFNESAGKLINYKYAILREGTSPLRENLVSRRWVIANEGIVKWRDLWASGRES
- a CDS encoding PH domain-containing protein, which produces MFKNIAADALGISDIGAVIKPADYNKVDTDDYIIHEEGEKIYFLIKSKTDEYCFTNRALIHLDGTSAMSKKRLLHRYNYSHHIIKNVKLETAGTLDMDIEIKFTMGEYSYSIDVGKAFIEKLKDLYKALIKISEIQQENAIHYEYAKTSLNTATNAVNRSTTTSALEEQFKAINQYAFQWLEQAHKTYVRKEFGDIFEKFINT
- a CDS encoding NADPH-dependent FMN reductase, translated to MANPPKILAFAGSAKEASFNKKLVQIAAAGAKAAGAEVTYIDLRNLPMPLFDEDLEAQQGIPATVREFKDLMLAHQGLLIACPEYNSSITPLLKNAIDWASRPEPNLPGLACFNNKVAALMSASPGGFGGMRGLVHVRAILESIGVLVIPEQRSISKAFETFNEDGNLKDSQQQQDVENLGAKVASLLMKLSA
- a CDS encoding hybrid sensor histidine kinase/response regulator: MMTIDRADKTQGSRQIPLRLVLIVPFVLQIVGAVGLVGFLSYRSGQKAVEDMATSLMLEIGDRIEQNLNSYLNAPEQVAQTNASLIRQGILDYQNLPRLKTHFAQQLQIFSSVSNVLISNERKDFLEVLRHTSDQLTVRILNTSKSKNFYRYRADITGKTHQLLQIRTDYNPHNDPPGGKPWYVTARETKMGNWGIFVSLSQGKDHPVLVVSYTLPFYNNGGEFQGVVSAGIYLIQFGDFLQHLKIGNTGKAFLIDKQGQMIANSINEVPFITTAKSELSQNVNANSRRLKATASNNQLIRLTSQYLTDHFKLQDIQKIQKFNLSIDGQKYFVQVFPVNKQNLSWLTVIVIPESDFMEHIQENAHLTIVLCGLTLAIATIIGILTARWITKPILQLTQASEDLALGEWQNFDQDNELIEAKSVTEISTLAKSFKIMAHQLQTAFETLENRVQERTAELVIAKEKAEIANQAKSAFIANMSHELRSPLNAILGFSQLMLRTPNLPYEEYENAAIIQRSGEYLLSLINNVLDFAKIEAGKTTLNKKDFDLYQLLDDLEDLLYLRAINARLELIFDRGKNLPHYIYTDGIKLRQILLNLLGNAIKFTVKGEVILTINATKNKENENYILNFTIRDTGVGISPSEITKLFEAFSQTESGREAQEGTGLGLAISRQFVQLMGGDITVESELGKGTTFKFFLEVQLGKEIHSSEGETRQVLALVPNQPTYKILTVDDKPINRQLLIKLLTPLGFEVKQASNGQEAIEIWQQWQPHLIFMDMRMPIMDGYEATKYIKSTTQGNATAIIALTASVLEEEKAITLSAGCDDFMRKPFKEYTIFETLTKHLGIKYIYKNRTDGKSQTGGIINELPRLTTEQFQIMPQEWVLRLYQAVLEADEQQIMRLILEIPETETSFAKSLTKLVRQFQFEQIIDLIEPLVGDSN
- the purQ gene encoding phosphoribosylformylglycinamidine synthase subunit PurQ produces the protein MKFGVIVFPGSNCDRDVAWVTQGLLGQPTRMIWHEDTDLSDIDVVVIPGGFSYGDYLRCGAIARFSPVMRSTIEHANQGKFVLGICNGFQVLTEAGLLPGALVRNRDLHFICESVPLTVVNNNISWTSEYKTGEVINLPIAHGEGCYYADENTLAELEENHQVLFRYGTDKTPKPEENPNGSLNNIAGICNRQGNVLGMMPHPERASDPMLGNTDGIKLFKTLLH
- a CDS encoding glutathione binding-like protein produces the protein MIELYYWPTPNGYKIPIFLEETGLDYQIIPINIGAGDQFKPEFLKIAPNNRMPAIIDFNPIDGGEPLSVFESGAILIYLAEKTGQFLPQNWRDRKTVLEWLFWQVAGLGPMAGQNHHFVQYAPEKLPYAIDRYVKETNRLYGVLNRQLEGREYIAGDYSIADMACYPWIVPFEQQQQNLDDFPHLKAWFYRIQSRPAVMRAYETGKSYSSGTTMTDEAKKILFGQSAKTLQNGE
- a CDS encoding heme-binding protein, which translates into the protein MMASLPDGFPQPTPVGVIEVKQYPAYRGVTYLHQGDLTQATRRAFNPLFQHISSNNISMTTPVEARYLQESESINQAEVSFLYSHPEITPQQIQSDVNVTDTPTMKVVSIGIQGAYTWESYQIHLQRLKNWLKQHPEYEIIGSPRRLFYNSPMTPENLKYSEVQIPIC
- the purS gene encoding phosphoribosylformylglycinamidine synthase subunit PurS encodes the protein MTHHYQARIYITLRPSVLDPQGVAVKSGIQHLGYDNVEQVRIGKYIEMTLSATDEAEARTQLDRICDQVLANPVIEIYRFDLTEVASVTA